A genomic segment from Laspinema palackyanum D2c encodes:
- a CDS encoding class I SAM-dependent methyltransferase, protein MKFEEVKQLLEGVPFMTPAQGKIIYDFIIDNKVSNCLELGFAHGVSSCYIAAALDEIGGGNLTTVDLISTTQWRDPSIEQLLSKTGLEKYVTVVREQTSYTWFLKKQIEKNTENYSCQPIYDFCFIDGSKNWTIDGFAFCLADKLLKQGGWVLFDDYNWTYGGTGRSSTDGINHEEMGEDELNTPHIELLFRLVVMQHPDYSEFKIQDEWWAWARKKSNSQRKTITVEETQSFKALLKNALKSLAKGGQAKTK, encoded by the coding sequence ATGAAATTTGAAGAAGTGAAACAACTCCTAGAAGGAGTTCCGTTTATGACACCTGCTCAAGGGAAAATAATTTATGATTTTATTATAGACAACAAAGTCTCAAACTGTTTAGAATTAGGGTTTGCTCATGGGGTTTCTAGTTGTTATATAGCCGCTGCCTTAGATGAAATAGGAGGAGGCAATCTGACGACAGTCGATTTAATCTCCACTACACAATGGCGAGACCCTTCTATCGAACAACTCCTCTCGAAAACCGGGTTAGAAAAGTACGTTACTGTTGTGCGGGAACAAACTTCATATACCTGGTTTTTAAAAAAGCAAATCGAAAAAAATACGGAAAACTACAGTTGCCAGCCGATTTATGACTTTTGTTTCATAGATGGGTCGAAAAACTGGACAATTGATGGCTTCGCTTTTTGTTTAGCAGACAAGTTGCTAAAGCAAGGTGGATGGGTTCTGTTTGATGATTATAACTGGACGTATGGGGGAACCGGAAGAAGCTCAACCGATGGGATAAATCATGAAGAAATGGGAGAGGATGAATTGAATACTCCCCACATAGAATTGTTGTTTCGCCTAGTCGTGATGCAACATCCCGATTATTCGGAGTTCAAAATCCAAGATGAATGGTGGGCTTGGGCACGCAAAAAGAGTAACTCGCAAAGAAAAACAATTACTGTTGAAGAAACTCAAAGTTTTAAAGCTCTTTTAAAAAATGCTTTAAAGTCTTTGGCTAAAGGAGGTCAAGCGAAAACTAAATAA